GACCGTGCCGTTGATGGTCCGGACCTCCACACAGTTCTCGGTCGACCCACTGAAGGTGGATTTCTGCCAGTTGGTGTAGGTCACAGTGGGCCTTTCACAGCTCTCGTGCGATCTTGCGGATGAAGTCGCGGGAATCGTTCTCACTCAACGCGAGCGATTCAGTCCGCTCGAAGATGGATCGATAGCTGGTCAGCTCGCTGATCGCATCGAGGTGCACGGAGTCTCGGGAGGACTCCTGCTCGACGGTATCAAGTTCCGGGATGGCGCCGAACGCGTAGGTGAGGTTTTCGACAGCGCCAGGGAAGGTCTCGATGTCGAATGGAACGACTCGGATGGTCATCCAGGGCAGCTCGGAGTCTTCCAGTAGAGAACCGAGTTGTTCCTTGAGGATCTGGGGTCCGCCGAATCGAGTCCATAGCGCCGATTCGTAGATATAGGCCGTCACTGGCTTCGGATTGCGGCGCAGGTCGGCCTTGCGCTGCATTCTGAACGCGGTGCGTGCCTCCAGCTCGTGCCGAGGAAGTGGAGGGAAGACCCGCCCGAACACCGCCGAAGCGTAGTTGAGCGTCTGGCACGGGCCAGGCATGTGGGTGAGGACCCAGAGCATGAGCTCGCGGGAGGTCTTCTCCAACTCCGCGTTTTCGATAAAGCCCTCCGGGACGGTGCCGCGGTACTGCTCCCACCAGCCCTTGGAGCGGTCCTGGACCATGGACTCCAGGGCGTCGATCAGGGGCTCGTTCATGCACTTGCAGGCAGCAGCGAAGGACCGGAGTCGTTCCGGGCTCACGCCGACCCTGGCCGCCTCTATTTGGCTGACCTGAGTCCTGTCGATGCCGAGGTCTCTGCTGAGGGTGGCGGTCGATAGCCCTGCGGCCTCGCGCATCTTCCGAAGCTCGGTCCCGATACGGCGTTGACGGAGCGTCGGGCTGAGTCGTGGCGGCATTGGTCCCTTCCTTGGCGAGGTGGCCCAAGTCTGCCGCGCTCCTTGGCGCGGGGTCCACTTGAGGGTGAAGTTATCTGAACTTGGAATCACATGTGACGTCGATGGGCTATCGTCAGTGTTACCTCGATCCGACGGATCGTCAGTAACGCCTGCTAGCAAGCACCGCAGAGCAGCCATGCCCTTTGCCTGGCCTGGCTCACGGCGACATGTGTTCCGCCGGTTCTTCCCTCACTCACGCCTCGGGAGAAGTCCCATGCGTCACCTCAACACGCCCTCGCTCGCCATCGCCCGTCAGTCCCTCCGCGACACCATGACCCGTGTCGGGTGGGAGCCCTCCACGATCTTCGACGCGCAGCTCGCGCTGGTCGAACTCCTCGTGAACGCCTGGCGGCACGGGGGGACGCCCGCGCCGATCATCCAGATCATCTCGATCGACCACACCCTCCGTGTGTCCGTGGCGGACGAGAGCCCGATCCCGCCCTCGCCCGGGACGCCGGATCTCTTCGCGGAGGCGGGGCGGGGGCTCCAGCTTGTCTCCGGGCTCACGCACCGGTGGGGTGTCGACGCCCAGGAGCGCGGCAAGTCCGTGTGGTTCGAGCTGCAGAAGGACGCCGCCTGATGAAGCGCCGCTACCCGATGAAGCCGACCGACCCGCGCGTCCAGTCCTTCTCCGACGCCCACGTCCGCGCCTTGCTCGCCGAACTCCACGAGCGGGGGCAGAAGTTCGGGCTGCTCTGGCCCTCCGCCACCACGGACAAGACCCTGGACGGCCGCGTCCTCGTCCGGTTCAACACGGCGCCGGTCTCGACCCTCCTGAACCTCCTCACCCTCCTCCTCGACGCCGACCGGAACGACGACCCGTGCGGTTTCTGATCGCCGCCGCCTTCGCCGTCCTCCTCGCCCTCGCGTTCGCCACCGTCGCCCTGGGCGTCGTCACCGCCCTCCGCGCGACTCCGCCGCCGCAGGACGAGGACGCGTGACCCCCGCCAGCCCCCGCCGCACGTGCGTCGGGGGCTGCGGGCACGATGGGGGTCATGGCACAGCGGAGATACGAGTACGCGCCGGCGGGGACGCTCCCCGGGCTCCTTCAGCGTGGCCGGGGCCTGGGTGCCCAGATGGCTGCGGAGGATCCGGCTGCGGCCGCCGATCTTGTCCACGGGTGCCTCCGCTGGGACTGGCGGTGGGATTCCCAGCTCGACCAGCGGTCGATCTACCTCGCACGGCTCGTCCGGGACCTAGCTGTATTGACCACGGAGGTTGGTGACGGGGCTCACGGTCAGGTGATCTTGAAATGAGTGAGGGCCTTCTGGCTCGGTGTGGATTGCGACATCTGCACCGGCTCCCAGAAAGGCCCTCATGCCGCACTCTAATGCACCGTTGACCGAGACCGGACGCCTGCGCCTGGCCCGCTGCGTCGTCGAGGACGGCTGGCCGCTGCGGCGGGCCGCCGAACGCTTCCAAGTCTCACCGACCACGGCCAAGCGCTGGGCCGACCGCTACCGCGCCCACGGCGAGGCGGGCATGAGCGACCGCTCCAGCCGCCCTCACCACAGCCCCCGCCGGACCCCGACCCGCACCGAGCGTCGGATCATCAAGGTCCGCGTCCTGCGACGCTGGGGCCCGGCACGCATCGCCTACCTGCTGCGACTCAACCCGGCCACCGTGCACCGGGTCCTGACCCGCTACCGCCTCGCCCGCCTGACCCACCTCGACCGCGCCACCGGCCGCGTCATCCGACGCTACGAGCACTCCGCGCCCGGCGAGCTGGTGCACGTCGACATCAAGAAGCTCGGCAACATTCCCCACGGCGGCGGCCACAGGGTGCTCAGCCGCCAGGCCGGCCGCAGGACCCGCTCCGGGACCGGATACAGCTACCTCCACAACGCCGTCGACGACCACTCCCGCCTGGCCTACAGCGAGATCCTGCCCGACGAACGCAAGGAGACCGCCGCCGCATTCTGGGCCCGGGCGAACGCCTTCTTCGCCCGGGCCGGGATCACCGTCCAGCGGGTGATGACCGACAACGGCGCCTGCTACAAGTCACACGCCTGGTGCGATGCCCTCGCCGCCGAGGGCATCGCACACAAACGCACACGGCCCTACCGGCCGCAGACCAACGGCAAGGTCGAACGCTTCAACCGCACCCTGCTCGACGAATGGGCCTACGCACGGCCCTACCAAACCGAGCAAGAACGCCGCGATGCCTACCCCGCCTGGCTCCACACCTACAATCACCACCGCGGACACACCGCACTCGCAGGCAAGCCACCCGCCAGCCGCATCCCCAACCTCACGGGTCAGAACACCTAGCGCTGCCCGGCGGCGCGGTGATCCCGGAGGTCCAGACCGCGCCGGAGCCGATCGTCGACCCCCGGCCGCTGCCCGAGCTGCTGGACGCCCTGGAGCAGCACTGGGTGGACCAGGCCTGGTCCGGCCCGGCCGCGCTGGCTCGCGGTCTGGCCCGGTACGGGAGCGAGGCCGCCGGTGCCGCCTCGCTGCTGCGCCGCTTCTGGCTCTACACGCCGCACTCTCACGAGCGGCCCGCGTATCTGGAAGCGCTGGCGGCGATCAACCCCGTCGGGCTGGCCGAGGTGTACACCGAGTCACTGTGGGACTGCGAGGCGCAAGCCCGTCTGCTGGGGGCCGAATACGCCCCCGACCGCCCTCATGTACGGGACCGCCTGGCGTACCTCCGGGACGATCCGCTGGAGGCGCCAGAGGTCAGGGAAGCCGCCGCCGCGCGACTCGCCGGGCTGAGCTCGGCGACCTCTCCCGCCGAGGGGAAACCAGTTCGAGGGGGCTAAGGTAGACGCGTGAACGTGTGAGTGATGGTCCGGACCCCGTGAGGTGTTCCGGGCCACATCCATTTCCAGGCCTTTCCGCCC
The genomic region above belongs to Streptomyces sp. 1331.2 and contains:
- a CDS encoding helix-turn-helix domain-containing protein, whose product is MAALRCLLAGVTDDPSDRGNTDDSPSTSHVIPSSDNFTLKWTPRQGARQTWATSPRKGPMPPRLSPTLRQRRIGTELRKMREAAGLSTATLSRDLGIDRTQVSQIEAARVGVSPERLRSFAAACKCMNEPLIDALESMVQDRSKGWWEQYRGTVPEGFIENAELEKTSRELMLWVLTHMPGPCQTLNYASAVFGRVFPPLPRHELEARTAFRMQRKADLRRNPKPVTAYIYESALWTRFGGPQILKEQLGSLLEDSELPWMTIRVVPFDIETFPGAVENLTYAFGAIPELDTVEQESSRDSVHLDAISELTSYRSIFERTESLALSENDSRDFIRKIAREL
- a CDS encoding ATP-binding protein, whose translation is MRHLNTPSLAIARQSLRDTMTRVGWEPSTIFDAQLALVELLVNAWRHGGTPAPIIQIISIDHTLRVSVADESPIPPSPGTPDLFAEAGRGLQLVSGLTHRWGVDAQERGKSVWFELQKDAA
- a CDS encoding IS481 family transposase, translating into MPHSNAPLTETGRLRLARCVVEDGWPLRRAAERFQVSPTTAKRWADRYRAHGEAGMSDRSSRPHHSPRRTPTRTERRIIKVRVLRRWGPARIAYLLRLNPATVHRVLTRYRLARLTHLDRATGRVIRRYEHSAPGELVHVDIKKLGNIPHGGGHRVLSRQAGRRTRSGTGYSYLHNAVDDHSRLAYSEILPDERKETAAAFWARANAFFARAGITVQRVMTDNGACYKSHAWCDALAAEGIAHKRTRPYRPQTNGKVERFNRTLLDEWAYARPYQTEQERRDAYPAWLHTYNHHRGHTALAGKPPASRIPNLTGQNT